The proteins below are encoded in one region of Candidatus Binataceae bacterium:
- a CDS encoding DUF3106 domain-containing protein — MTTRSAIAVVMIVAALISPCAFAQNGPFGEPANDAERALIGAQPNAWAQLNPQQRQRVLENFRQWQRMTPEQRERAQRNFQEFRKLPPEERQQVLHTLHQWRQLPPERREEMRAAYSRFKNMPPAQRQQIMQRYQHFMQLPPEQRQKVLNNYQRWKQMNPEQRQEFSRQWRRTQSPHPRIEPKAQKLLR, encoded by the coding sequence ATGACCACGCGCAGCGCGATTGCCGTAGTCATGATTGTCGCGGCGCTGATCTCCCCCTGTGCTTTCGCGCAAAATGGTCCGTTCGGCGAGCCGGCGAACGACGCCGAGCGAGCTTTGATCGGAGCGCAGCCGAACGCGTGGGCGCAGCTCAATCCCCAACAACGGCAGCGGGTGTTGGAGAACTTCCGCCAGTGGCAGCGGATGACCCCCGAGCAGCGCGAGCGCGCACAACGCAACTTTCAGGAATTTCGCAAGCTTCCTCCAGAAGAACGGCAACAGGTGCTACACACGCTGCATCAGTGGCGCCAGCTGCCGCCCGAGCGTCGCGAGGAAATGCGAGCGGCATACTCACGCTTCAAGAACATGCCGCCGGCGCAGCGGCAACAGATCATGCAGCGTTATCAGCATTTCATGCAGCTACCACCGGAGCAGCGGCAGAAGGTCCTGAACAACTACCAACGCTGGAAGCAGATGAACCCGGAGCAGCGCCAGGAGTTTAGTCGACAATGGCGTCGCACTCAGAGTCCGCACCCCAGAATTGAACCCAAAGCGCAAAAACTCCTGCGTTGA
- the pdxH gene encoding pyridoxamine 5'-phosphate oxidase, translated as MAQRSHDPIAKFIRWLDEARRFRIPNYEAMALATAVHGGKTSVRFVLLKGIDERGFVFFTDARSRKGHELRGNPRASLALYWQPKGRQVRVEGGVQEVSPEEADAYWATRPRQSQLAASASYQSAQLHSRAELLGRYSRLARKLRGQEVPRPSWWTGFRVRPDVIELWIHREHRLHDREIYRRRGREWRRNLLQP; from the coding sequence ATGGCGCAGCGCAGCCACGATCCGATTGCAAAATTTATTCGCTGGCTCGATGAGGCTCGGCGGTTCAGAATTCCGAACTACGAGGCGATGGCACTTGCAACGGCGGTGCACGGTGGCAAGACCTCTGTGCGATTCGTCCTGCTGAAGGGAATTGACGAGCGAGGATTCGTCTTCTTCACTGACGCGCGAAGCCGCAAGGGCCACGAGCTACGCGGCAATCCGCGCGCGTCACTAGCACTGTACTGGCAACCCAAAGGCCGGCAGGTCCGCGTCGAGGGCGGTGTGCAGGAAGTGAGCCCCGAGGAGGCCGACGCTTACTGGGCGACCAGGCCACGGCAGAGCCAGCTTGCAGCGAGCGCGTCGTACCAGAGTGCACAACTTCACTCCCGCGCAGAACTTCTCGGACGGTACTCTCGGCTCGCCCGCAAACTCAGAGGCCAGGAAGTCCCGCGCCCGTCATGGTGGACTGGGTTTCGCGTGCGTCCTGACGTTATCGAACTCTGGATCCATCGCGAGCACCGCCTACATGACCGGGAGATATACCGTAGGCGCGGTCGCGAATGGCGACGTAATTTGCTCCAGCCCTAG